A DNA window from Halomonas zincidurans B6 contains the following coding sequences:
- a CDS encoding phage holin family protein — protein MTDGQGPAERVISAARRLIGNVVAMGETRLRLAVLELELERDRLLSLLLLAGASLILFSFGVGMLLLLVVVLYWDDHRLLAIALCSLVLLLAAALLAAKAKQIANQRKLMETTLHHMQQDRQALESSHDA, from the coding sequence ATGACCGATGGCCAGGGACCGGCAGAGCGTGTCATTTCGGCGGCACGACGCCTGATCGGCAATGTCGTCGCCATGGGCGAGACGCGTCTACGTCTCGCCGTGCTCGAACTCGAACTCGAGCGAGACCGCCTGCTTTCGCTACTGTTGCTCGCCGGAGCCAGCCTGATCCTGTTCTCGTTCGGCGTCGGCATGCTGTTGTTGCTGGTGGTCGTCCTCTACTGGGACGACCATCGCCTGCTGGCCATTGCCTTGTGCTCCTTGGTGCTATTGCTGGCTGCCGCATTGCTCGCGGCCAAGGCCAAGCAGATCGCCAATCAGCGCAAGTTGATGGAAACGACCCTGCATCACATGCAGCAGGATCGTCAGGCGCTGGAGTCATCGCATGACGCATAA
- a CDS encoding response regulator transcription factor — protein MQLLLIEDDALLAETLEDALRLEGYSVLAIADGEVAYQRLASPDPPHGHELILLDLNLPGRSGLEILETLRHHDSATPVLILTARGAIEDRVRGLDLGADDYLAKPFALDELEARVRALLRRQKPGVRLQVGSLVFDSLAQRFTLGGEPLSLPPREQRLLSCLMRRAGEPIDRRQLASEAFAGEALGDNAIEVYVHRLRRRLGDSDVTLHTVRGLGYLLAPT, from the coding sequence ATGCAACTGCTGCTGATCGAAGACGATGCCCTGCTCGCCGAAACGCTTGAGGATGCCCTGCGCCTCGAAGGCTACTCGGTGCTTGCCATCGCCGATGGCGAAGTCGCCTATCAACGCCTGGCCAGCCCCGATCCCCCGCATGGCCACGAGCTGATCCTGCTCGATCTCAACCTGCCGGGACGCAGCGGCCTCGAGATCCTCGAGACCCTGCGCCATCACGACAGCGCCACGCCGGTGCTGATTCTCACCGCCCGCGGCGCCATCGAGGACCGCGTGCGCGGACTCGACCTGGGCGCCGACGATTACCTGGCCAAGCCGTTCGCGCTCGATGAACTCGAGGCGCGGGTGCGCGCGCTGCTGCGTCGTCAGAAACCCGGCGTGCGCCTGCAGGTCGGCAGTCTCGTGTTCGACAGCCTGGCGCAGCGCTTCACGCTGGGCGGTGAGCCGCTCAGCCTCCCGCCGCGGGAACAGCGCCTGCTGAGCTGCCTGATGCGCCGCGCCGGCGAGCCGATCGATCGCCGGCAACTTGCCAGCGAAGCCTTTGCCGGCGAAGCGCTCGGCGACAACGCCATCGAGGTCTATGTCCATCGCCTGCGTCGCCGGCTGGGCGACAGCGACGTCACGCTGCATACGGTGCGCGGCCTCGGCTACCTGCTGGCACCGACATGA
- a CDS encoding ABC transporter substrate-binding protein: MTTPHTNRLVALLAGLVLSGLSLGVLAQAQLNYPALTDGPAFNDGAARDDERPRSRLVINAALDTPLIAPLLEDFQRRNPDIEIVYRNLSTLAVYRTFLDAGAAERADVVMSSAMPWQYWLANNGYAQPLDSAAARAWPAWARWRQELFAITFEPVVIVYRRDVAERFGAIDSHADLLERLERHAEALRGRVVTYDPATSGAGYSYAIEEARLSPRYWELVAALGRVDTALVGTTREMLEGLAQGRYWIGYNLLGSYAREFAREHPELEVVVPKDYALVTHRLAFIARDARNPYAARRFLDYLLSEYGQRAIGRLTPLGTIHPALSGPGSANALRERLGDALRPIDIGPGLLATLDNLKREALLSRWRREFQRAAPSADIPAAALDVPPSEAAR, translated from the coding sequence ATGACGACACCCCACACCAATCGGCTGGTCGCGCTGCTGGCCGGCCTTGTGCTGAGTGGCCTGAGTCTCGGCGTCCTCGCCCAGGCGCAATTGAACTATCCCGCGCTAACCGACGGACCAGCGTTCAACGACGGAGCGGCTCGGGACGACGAGCGGCCCCGTTCGCGCCTGGTCATTAACGCCGCGCTCGATACGCCGTTGATCGCACCGCTGCTGGAAGATTTCCAACGTCGCAACCCGGATATCGAGATCGTCTATCGTAACCTCTCCACCCTGGCGGTGTACCGCACCTTTCTCGACGCGGGAGCCGCCGAGCGCGCCGACGTGGTCATGTCCTCGGCGATGCCCTGGCAGTACTGGCTGGCCAACAACGGCTATGCGCAGCCGCTCGACAGCGCCGCGGCCCGCGCCTGGCCGGCCTGGGCGCGCTGGCGCCAGGAGCTGTTCGCGATCACCTTCGAGCCGGTAGTGATCGTCTATCGCCGCGACGTCGCCGAACGCTTCGGCGCGATCGACAGCCACGCCGATCTTCTCGAGCGCCTCGAGCGCCATGCCGAGGCGCTGCGTGGGCGCGTCGTCACCTATGATCCGGCAACCAGCGGCGCCGGCTACAGCTATGCCATCGAGGAGGCGCGCCTGTCACCACGCTACTGGGAACTGGTGGCCGCGCTCGGCCGGGTCGATACCGCGCTGGTCGGCACCACCCGCGAAATGCTCGAGGGGCTGGCGCAAGGACGCTACTGGATCGGCTACAACCTGCTGGGCAGCTACGCCCGGGAATTCGCGCGCGAGCACCCCGAGCTCGAAGTCGTGGTGCCCAAGGACTATGCGCTGGTGACGCACCGGCTGGCCTTCATCGCCCGAGATGCCCGCAATCCCTACGCCGCACGCCGCTTTCTCGATTACCTGCTGAGCGAGTATGGCCAGCGCGCGATCGGTCGGCTCACACCACTGGGGACGATCCATCCGGCGCTGAGCGGCCCGGGCAGCGCCAATGCCCTGCGTGAGCGGCTGGGCGATGCCTTGCGCCCGATCGACATCGGCCCGGGCCTGCTGGCGACCCTCGACAACCTCAAGCGCGAAGCGCTGCTGAGCCGCTGGAGGCGCGAGTTCCAGCGCGCAGCCCCGTCCGCCGACATACCCGCCGCTGCGCTCGATGTACCACCCAGCGAGGCGGCCCGATGA
- a CDS encoding phospholipase A, with amino-acid sequence MAAPIALPISLLLAASLTLLPLAAIAQDAEQGGATESALEQAQKRREYENESNRNPLAITAYRRNYLLPWTYNTDPNQGAFNAISDDAEADSSEVKFQLSLKINVLDDLFGDNGDLYFAYTQRSWWQAYNSDASAPFRETNYEPEVFVSFDNDLSFLGWTNTLNRIGLAHQSNGRSQPLSRSWNRVYADLLFQRGDWAVSIAPHWRIPESKSNDDNPDLESYVGYGDITVARAFGDQELSVMVRGNPGKHNYGVQLDYSFPLAGKIRGHVQYYDGYGESLIDYDNDVQRLGIGFSLNTFLAGIPGSR; translated from the coding sequence ATGGCTGCGCCGATCGCTCTGCCGATCTCACTCTTACTGGCCGCGTCACTCACCCTGCTGCCCCTGGCGGCCATCGCCCAGGATGCCGAACAGGGAGGCGCCACTGAATCGGCACTCGAGCAGGCGCAGAAGCGTCGGGAATACGAGAACGAATCCAACCGCAACCCCTTGGCCATCACCGCCTATCGGCGTAATTATCTGCTGCCCTGGACATACAACACCGATCCCAACCAGGGCGCTTTCAACGCCATCAGCGACGACGCGGAGGCCGATAGCTCCGAGGTGAAATTCCAGCTCAGTCTCAAGATCAACGTGCTCGACGATCTATTCGGCGACAACGGCGATCTGTATTTCGCCTACACCCAGCGCAGCTGGTGGCAGGCCTATAATTCCGACGCCTCGGCGCCGTTTCGCGAGACCAATTACGAGCCCGAGGTCTTCGTCAGTTTCGACAATGATCTCTCGTTTCTCGGTTGGACCAACACCTTGAACCGCATTGGCCTTGCCCATCAGTCGAACGGCCGTTCACAGCCACTGTCGCGCAGTTGGAACCGGGTCTACGCCGACCTGCTGTTCCAGCGCGGCGATTGGGCGGTGAGCATCGCACCACACTGGCGGATACCCGAAAGCAAGAGTAACGACGACAACCCCGATCTTGAAAGCTATGTCGGCTACGGCGACATCACCGTCGCGCGGGCCTTCGGCGACCAGGAGCTGTCGGTGATGGTGAGGGGCAACCCCGGCAAGCATAACTACGGCGTACAGCTCGACTATTCCTTTCCGCTGGCCGGCAAGATTCGCGGCCACGTGCAATATTACGACGGCTACGGAGAAAGCCTGATCGACTATGACAACGACGTTCAGCGTCTTGGCATCGGTTTCAGCCTCAATACCTTTCTGGCGGGTATACCCGGCAGCCGTTGA
- a CDS encoding sensor histidine kinase: MTGREQNNAATTGGGSLYRRLMAWLLLPLLGLGALMLIQAYLGARDTADRAFDRLLEAASLAIAEQVKKQDDQLWLDLPPAALEMLATDAEERVFYALYNERGEFVTGNADLPAPVRQSDDPQPLQYSDTNWRGMALRVAVRTSQLEGWSQRERFEVRVAHTREGRERLTWALFQGSLGRIAAMALLAVGVVLLAVRVALAPLTRLRRAIRERDPRTFAPLSLELPRELAELRETLNELLARMRRVRANQERFIGDASHQLRTPLAGISARAELALRKDQPQAWHSALETIQEASARTARLAVQLLSLTRLNNPEAKPELSRLELTAIAREATRSALHACYRDGVDLGLEAPDEPVLIEGIGWQLEEALANLIDNARRYGARHITVRVSAAPPALEVEDDGPGIAAEWRLLVLRPFHRGRNAGEGSGLGLAIVDGIARAHAARLTLYEASGGGLRVTMTFLGDRA; the protein is encoded by the coding sequence ATGACCGGTCGCGAGCAGAACAACGCCGCCACGACGGGCGGTGGCAGCCTCTACCGCCGGCTGATGGCCTGGCTGCTGCTGCCCCTGCTGGGGCTCGGCGCGTTGATGCTCATCCAGGCTTACCTGGGCGCGCGGGATACCGCCGACCGCGCCTTCGACCGACTGCTCGAGGCCGCCTCGCTGGCGATCGCCGAGCAGGTCAAGAAGCAAGACGACCAACTGTGGCTGGATCTTCCCCCGGCGGCGCTCGAGATGCTCGCCACCGACGCCGAGGAGCGGGTCTTCTATGCGCTCTACAATGAGCGTGGCGAATTCGTCACCGGCAACGCCGATCTGCCGGCCCCGGTCCGCCAGAGCGACGACCCTCAGCCGCTGCAGTACAGCGACACCAACTGGCGCGGCATGGCGCTGCGCGTCGCCGTGCGCACCTCGCAGCTCGAGGGCTGGAGCCAGCGCGAGCGTTTCGAAGTGCGCGTCGCACACACCCGCGAAGGCCGTGAGCGGCTGACCTGGGCGCTGTTCCAGGGCAGCCTGGGGCGCATCGCCGCCATGGCCCTGCTCGCCGTGGGCGTGGTGCTGCTGGCAGTACGCGTCGCCCTGGCTCCGCTGACCCGGCTACGCCGGGCGATTCGCGAACGCGACCCGCGCACGTTCGCCCCGCTGTCCCTCGAGCTGCCTCGCGAACTGGCCGAGCTGCGCGAGACCCTCAACGAGCTGTTGGCGCGAATGCGCCGCGTGCGCGCTAACCAGGAACGCTTCATCGGCGACGCCTCGCATCAGTTGCGCACGCCGCTGGCCGGGATCTCGGCGCGCGCCGAGCTGGCCTTGCGCAAGGACCAGCCCCAGGCTTGGCACAGTGCCCTGGAAACCATTCAGGAAGCCAGTGCACGCACCGCCCGGCTGGCCGTTCAGCTGCTTTCGCTGACCCGACTCAACAACCCCGAGGCCAAGCCCGAGCTGAGCCGCCTGGAACTGACCGCCATCGCTCGCGAGGCGACCCGCAGCGCCCTGCACGCCTGCTATCGCGACGGCGTCGACCTGGGCCTCGAGGCACCCGACGAGCCCGTCTTGATCGAGGGCATCGGCTGGCAGCTCGAGGAAGCGCTCGCCAACCTGATCGACAATGCGCGACGCTATGGCGCGCGGCACATCACCGTGCGAGTGAGCGCCGCCCCGCCAGCCCTGGAGGTCGAGGACGACGGCCCGGGCATCGCCGCCGAATGGCGCTTGCTGGTACTGAGGCCTTTTCACCGCGGTCGCAACGCCGGCGAGGGCTCGGGGCTGGGCTTGGCGATCGTCGATGGCATCGCCCGCGCCCACGCCGCTCGACTGACCCTGTACGAAGCCAGCGGCGGCGGCTTGCGCGTGACCATGACATTCCTGGGAGACCGTGCATGA
- a CDS encoding TlyA family RNA methyltransferase, whose amino-acid sequence MMRLDQLLLALGLARSRTRAQRLIRHGRVTLEDAPQRPLTKPGVKVPDDSRLVIAEDAEERYVSRAGLKLEALLDALELRLDGRVVLDVGQSTGGFTDCALARGAVHVIGIEVGHDQLDPTLRDAVRVTCIEGLNARAMAGDARLHAAIERCSPLRPTAAVMDVSFISQTLIVPQLAQLLAGGGDLLSLVKPQFEVGPGNVDARGIVSDTRLYVGVEARIHACCVEHGFSVEAWRESPIRGGDGNREFLLHARRR is encoded by the coding sequence ATGATGCGACTCGATCAGTTGCTGCTGGCGCTGGGTCTGGCGCGCTCGCGCACCCGCGCCCAGCGGCTCATCCGTCACGGCCGAGTGACCCTCGAAGACGCCCCGCAGCGGCCGCTGACCAAGCCCGGCGTGAAAGTTCCCGACGACAGCCGCCTGGTAATCGCCGAGGACGCCGAGGAGCGCTATGTCTCCCGCGCGGGACTCAAGCTCGAGGCGTTGCTGGATGCCCTGGAGCTACGTCTCGATGGGCGCGTGGTGCTGGATGTCGGCCAATCCACCGGTGGCTTCACCGATTGCGCACTGGCACGCGGCGCGGTCCACGTGATCGGCATCGAAGTCGGCCATGACCAGCTCGATCCGACGCTGCGCGACGCTGTCCGCGTGACCTGCATCGAAGGCCTAAACGCCCGGGCAATGGCCGGCGATGCCCGACTGCACGCCGCCATCGAGCGATGCTCGCCGCTGCGACCGACGGCAGCGGTCATGGACGTTTCGTTCATCTCGCAGACGCTGATCGTGCCCCAACTGGCGCAGTTGCTGGCCGGCGGCGGCGATCTGCTGTCGCTGGTCAAGCCGCAGTTCGAGGTCGGCCCCGGCAATGTCGACGCACGCGGCATCGTCAGCGATACACGCCTCTATGTTGGCGTCGAGGCGCGCATCCACGCCTGCTGTGTCGAGCATGGCTTCAGCGTCGAAGCCTGGCGCGAAAGCCCGATCCGCGGTGGCGACGGCAACCGCGAATTCCTGCTCCACGCGCGACGCCGCTGA
- a CDS encoding YqjK-like family protein, translated as MTHNDRLARRDQLETQILQQRLDMGMALRDWREATAPIDHGWQKLMQWRAPTIAALGLVSLRGVTRPRATGRMIRRVMTGLLLANRLRAVYRAINR; from the coding sequence ATGACGCATAACGATCGCCTGGCGCGACGCGATCAGCTCGAGACGCAGATCCTGCAACAGCGCCTCGACATGGGCATGGCTCTGCGCGATTGGCGCGAGGCCACCGCACCGATCGACCATGGCTGGCAGAAACTCATGCAATGGCGGGCGCCGACCATTGCCGCACTGGGCCTGGTATCGTTGCGCGGGGTCACCCGGCCACGCGCGACCGGCCGGATGATACGTCGGGTGATGACCGGCCTGCTGCTGGCCAACCGGCTAAGGGCGGTTTACCGCGCCATCAATCGCTGA
- a CDS encoding DUF883 family protein, with product MAMFPIGQHDNNTSTAQLKEDLRQLSHTVEELINATAEDSRSNVKEMRDRAQRSLKETRGRLEARGEKLYHDTRDGVLDSADLCDRYVHENPWTSIGVGTAVGVVIGLLLGRR from the coding sequence ATGGCCATGTTCCCCATCGGACAGCATGATAACAACACCAGCACCGCTCAGTTGAAGGAAGATCTCCGCCAACTGTCCCATACTGTCGAAGAGTTGATCAACGCGACTGCCGAAGACTCCCGCAGCAACGTCAAGGAAATGCGCGACCGCGCCCAGCGGAGCCTCAAGGAAACCCGCGGAAGACTCGAAGCCCGCGGTGAAAAGCTTTACCACGATACGCGTGACGGCGTTCTCGATAGCGCCGATCTGTGCGACCGTTACGTCCACGAGAATCCCTGGACCAGCATCGGGGTCGGCACCGCTGTCGGGGTGGTGATCGGCTTGCTGCTTGGACGTCGCTGA
- the mscK gene encoding mechanosensitive channel MscK, whose product MAIAMIALLGGPAWAQEDMALPERDRVSQRLETLKAIDKPDSSEQAAMDILRGVLDTFDKLEDIAQARTELEQRLEQGPQAIERLQRAARQAENAELPSAEALKNTPRDELEANVSEMLDRLQSLRDSLADANSRLIAAQTLPERAQATISESLDRIEALRSARDQLPTGADGPEVWKIQVEMQLAERELALKRRQLETNARSRELAQQRRDALIRQNKALQDRLDLLQAILDQRRREELESTIAEAASRDPLIANEHPMVMRAQSTNRELSQSLLDAIDRRYRYEREAIKVRTQLDRVRQVQRTLNEQIEAIRGSLLLSRILREQRSSLPSIDAQDGLQEVIADVRLEQFELSRQRESLRDAEALARQRIGDADVEATPALLDSLSGLYRSRRELIDQLEQEYGELLTTAIDLQLTQQQLVSISRSLRSTIEEQLFWVANRSPLDLGWLRKLPATLAANASPAIWQERLAALWQPLQAKALWALPVWLSAGVLLLRRRRIKQRLLALHDEIGRLKRDTQMHTPRAIAMNALLAAPWPLALAGAGLALAKGTEGNAQLLGMALLQLTLAWGVIELARRLLISDGVAVRHFHWPGGYASRLRRLLWWLGVALIPVLLISTLARDNGPTLAEQPIALFLLLSGLLALSVLIARLILAHIPFFGTKVFRLLLGLALSLVTVVLAGLIVMGYEYTALQLVGRFVFSLYILGAWILIEAAVVRGLAVAARRLAYRRAVARRRAQAQEGAEGGLELIEEPPLDLEQVNQQSLRLSKLILFLGFTLVLYLVWADLLTALAYLDSIAVWTIEQGSGEAIGQTPITIADVLTSLITVVLTSLMARNLPGLLEVMVLSRLSLKQGSAYAISSLLSYVIVGTGIVIALGTLGVSWDKLQWLVAALGVGLGFGLQEIFANFISGLIILFERPVRIGDTITLGQLHGTVSRIRIRATTVTDFDRKEIIIPNKTFVTDQLINWSLSDNITRVVLNYGVAHGSDLDTVHRLLRAVADDNKRVLKDPEPQVFCTSYGATAFNFELRVFVNDLLDRLYAADEINRRLDALFREHGIRVAFNQMDVWLHDSDGQVAQVSSQSGAARPLGGVDEPRRRPGPRGQSDADDAET is encoded by the coding sequence ATGGCGATCGCAATGATCGCTTTGCTGGGTGGCCCGGCATGGGCGCAGGAGGACATGGCGCTGCCTGAACGGGACAGGGTCTCGCAGCGTCTGGAGACGCTCAAGGCCATCGACAAGCCCGACAGCAGCGAGCAGGCAGCCATGGATATCCTGCGTGGCGTGCTCGATACCTTCGACAAGCTGGAGGACATCGCCCAGGCGCGCACTGAGCTCGAACAGCGCCTCGAGCAGGGTCCCCAGGCGATCGAGCGGCTGCAGCGTGCTGCCCGGCAAGCCGAAAACGCCGAGCTGCCCAGCGCCGAGGCGCTGAAGAATACCCCCCGCGATGAACTCGAAGCCAACGTCAGCGAGATGCTTGATCGGCTGCAGAGCCTGCGCGATAGCCTGGCCGATGCCAATTCGCGGCTGATCGCCGCCCAGACCCTGCCCGAACGCGCCCAGGCGACGATCAGCGAATCGCTGGACAGGATCGAAGCGTTGCGCTCTGCCCGCGATCAGCTGCCGACCGGCGCGGACGGACCCGAAGTCTGGAAGATCCAGGTCGAGATGCAGCTTGCCGAGCGCGAACTGGCCCTCAAGCGTCGCCAGCTGGAGACCAACGCGCGTAGCCGCGAACTCGCCCAGCAACGTCGCGATGCGCTGATCAGACAGAACAAGGCGCTCCAGGACCGACTCGATCTGCTTCAGGCCATTCTCGACCAGCGCCGTCGCGAGGAACTCGAGTCGACGATTGCCGAAGCGGCCAGTCGCGACCCGTTGATCGCCAACGAGCATCCGATGGTGATGCGGGCTCAGTCGACAAACCGCGAACTCAGCCAGTCGCTGCTCGACGCCATCGATCGCCGCTATCGCTATGAACGCGAAGCCATCAAGGTGCGCACTCAACTGGACCGGGTGCGCCAGGTACAGCGCACCCTCAACGAGCAGATCGAGGCGATTCGCGGCAGCCTGCTGCTGTCGCGCATTCTGCGCGAACAGCGCAGCTCGCTACCCTCGATAGATGCCCAGGACGGGTTGCAGGAGGTCATCGCCGACGTGCGTCTCGAGCAGTTCGAACTGAGCCGTCAACGCGAGTCGCTGCGCGATGCTGAAGCGCTGGCCAGACAGCGGATCGGGGATGCCGACGTCGAGGCCACCCCGGCACTGCTCGATTCGCTGTCCGGCCTCTACCGGTCACGGCGTGAGCTCATCGACCAACTCGAGCAGGAATATGGCGAGCTGTTGACCACCGCGATCGATCTGCAGCTCACTCAGCAGCAGCTGGTATCGATCAGCCGTTCGCTGCGCTCGACCATCGAGGAGCAGTTGTTCTGGGTGGCCAATCGCAGCCCGCTCGATCTCGGCTGGCTACGCAAGCTGCCCGCCACGCTGGCCGCCAATGCCAGCCCGGCCATCTGGCAGGAGCGCCTGGCGGCGCTTTGGCAGCCGTTGCAGGCCAAGGCCCTGTGGGCGCTGCCGGTATGGCTGTCGGCGGGCGTGCTGCTGTTGCGTCGGCGACGGATCAAGCAACGCCTGCTGGCGCTGCATGACGAGATCGGCCGACTCAAGCGCGACACCCAGATGCACACGCCGCGGGCGATCGCCATGAATGCGTTGCTGGCCGCGCCCTGGCCGCTGGCGCTGGCCGGCGCCGGGCTGGCGCTGGCCAAGGGCACCGAGGGTAATGCGCAGCTGTTGGGCATGGCCCTGCTGCAACTGACATTGGCCTGGGGGGTGATCGAACTGGCGCGGCGGCTGTTGATCAGCGATGGCGTCGCGGTGCGCCATTTCCACTGGCCCGGCGGCTATGCCTCGCGGTTGCGACGGCTGCTGTGGTGGCTTGGTGTCGCGTTGATACCGGTGCTGTTGATCAGCACCCTGGCACGCGACAACGGTCCGACCCTGGCCGAGCAGCCGATCGCGCTGTTTCTGCTGCTGAGCGGGCTGCTGGCGTTGAGCGTGCTGATCGCCCGCTTGATCCTGGCCCACATACCGTTTTTCGGGACCAAGGTGTTCCGGCTGCTGCTGGGTCTGGCGCTGTCGCTGGTGACCGTGGTACTCGCCGGGCTGATCGTGATGGGTTACGAATACACCGCGCTGCAACTGGTCGGCCGCTTCGTGTTCAGCCTGTACATCCTGGGCGCCTGGATACTTATCGAGGCTGCAGTGGTCCGCGGCTTGGCGGTGGCGGCTCGGCGCCTGGCCTACCGGCGCGCGGTGGCGCGTCGCCGCGCCCAGGCCCAGGAGGGCGCCGAGGGCGGACTGGAGTTGATCGAGGAGCCGCCGCTGGATCTCGAACAGGTCAACCAGCAGTCGCTGCGGCTCTCCAAGCTGATCCTGTTCCTCGGTTTTACGCTGGTGCTCTACCTGGTCTGGGCCGACCTGCTGACCGCGCTGGCGTATCTCGACAGTATCGCCGTATGGACGATCGAGCAGGGCAGCGGCGAGGCGATCGGTCAGACGCCGATCACCATCGCCGACGTGTTGACCAGCCTGATCACGGTGGTGCTGACGTCATTGATGGCACGCAACCTGCCTGGCCTGCTCGAGGTGATGGTGCTCTCGCGGCTGTCGCTCAAGCAGGGCAGTGCCTACGCGATTTCCTCGTTGTTGTCGTATGTCATCGTCGGCACCGGCATCGTCATCGCGCTGGGTACGCTGGGCGTGTCATGGGACAAGCTGCAATGGTTGGTGGCGGCGCTGGGCGTGGGGCTGGGGTTCGGCCTGCAGGAAATATTCGCCAACTTCATCTCGGGGTTGATCATCCTTTTCGAACGCCCGGTGCGGATCGGCGACACCATCACGCTGGGCCAGTTGCACGGCACGGTCAGCCGTATCCGCATCCGTGCGACCACGGTGACCGACTTCGATCGCAAGGAGATCATCATCCCCAACAAGACCTTCGTCACCGACCAGCTGATCAACTGGTCGCTGTCGGACAACATCACCCGAGTGGTGCTGAATTACGGCGTGGCGCACGGCTCGGACCTGGATACGGTGCATCGGCTGTTGCGCGCGGTGGCGGACGACAACAAGCGCGTGCTCAAGGACCCCGAGCCGCAGGTGTTCTGCACCAGCTACGGCGCCACGGCGTTCAACTTCGAGCTGCGAGTCTTCGTCAACGACCTGCTCGACAGGCTCTACGCGGCCGACGAGATCAATCGCCGGCTGGATGCGCTGTTCCGCGAGCACGGCATTCGCGTCGCCTTCAATCAGATGGATGTCTGGCTGCACGACAGCGATGGCCAGGTGGCTCAGGTGAGCTCGCAAAGTGGCGCCGCCCGCCCGCTGGGCGGCGTTGACGAACCCCGGCGCAGACCGGGCCCGCGCGGGCAGTCCGATGCGGACGACGCTGAGACCTGA
- a CDS encoding helix-turn-helix domain-containing protein produces MAQDRVEAVERALTILDVFDAPQERFTLADLASATGFYKSTLLRLLGSLERYDYVQRGSDGRYQLGHSPVRLARRHPPGRQLAAWIQPALDALAEHSGETAALLEVAAGRAECLLVAMPGVALRHELRPGEHWLLGDPRSPALDFAGGIMVCQALDTVLESRALWLSLSGPAGRLQPPEAAARLNAAVGDLTRSPASRQVAAPEAR; encoded by the coding sequence ATGGCACAGGACCGGGTTGAAGCGGTAGAGCGAGCGCTGACGATCCTCGACGTCTTCGATGCACCCCAGGAGCGCTTCACACTGGCCGACCTGGCCAGTGCCACCGGCTTCTACAAGAGTACGCTGCTGCGTCTGCTGGGCTCGCTGGAGCGTTACGATTATGTCCAGCGCGGCAGCGACGGACGCTACCAGCTGGGCCACAGCCCGGTACGCCTGGCGCGGCGTCACCCGCCCGGCCGCCAGCTGGCGGCCTGGATCCAGCCGGCGCTCGATGCGCTGGCCGAGCACAGCGGCGAAACCGCGGCGCTGCTGGAAGTCGCCGCCGGGCGCGCCGAGTGCCTGCTCGTCGCGATGCCCGGCGTGGCGCTGCGCCATGAACTGCGACCCGGCGAGCACTGGCTGCTCGGCGACCCGCGCTCGCCGGCGCTTGATTTCGCTGGCGGCATCATGGTCTGCCAGGCGCTGGACACCGTGCTGGAATCCCGCGCCTTGTGGCTGTCGCTATCCGGTCCCGCCGGCCGTCTGCAGCCGCCGGAGGCCGCTGCACGACTCAACGCGGCCGTGGGCGATCTGACGCGCAGCCCCGCCTCCCGCCAGGTCGCCGCACCGGAGGCTCGCTGA